From Acinetobacter sp. ASP199, the proteins below share one genomic window:
- a CDS encoding DMT family transporter, which translates to MPSAAPSDLIKAILLLTCSALLFSMMGVCIRYASHTVDNATVVFFRNAVGMLLFLPLLLSKGASFFKTEKLWMHVWRSVVGLMAMYGFFYAIAHLKLSNAMVFTYSSPIFIPFIAWLFLKEKITKAMLLAAGIGFIGVLCVTKPDSGLFNLMSVIGLSASFLAAMAFVTVRALTDTEPPERIVFYFCFIGTLVSVIPMFWHWRPYHLTELAYLIAAGVLANISQIFMSNAYKLAPAGQIGPVNYVAIIFAGIWGYIFWKEIPDVMSLLGLALIFSAILLCSPLLQNRFKRNHTAS; encoded by the coding sequence ATGCCCAGCGCAGCCCCTTCTGATCTGATTAAAGCCATCCTTCTGCTCACCTGTTCGGCTTTGCTGTTCTCCATGATGGGTGTCTGTATTCGCTATGCTTCACATACCGTTGATAATGCTACTGTGGTGTTTTTCCGTAATGCGGTGGGTATGTTGTTATTCCTGCCTTTGCTGCTCAGCAAAGGTGCCAGTTTCTTTAAAACTGAAAAGTTATGGATGCATGTCTGGCGTTCTGTAGTCGGTTTGATGGCGATGTATGGTTTTTTCTATGCTATTGCCCATCTCAAGCTGTCGAATGCCATGGTATTTACCTATTCCTCGCCAATTTTTATTCCCTTCATTGCCTGGCTATTTTTAAAAGAAAAGATCACCAAAGCAATGCTGCTTGCAGCGGGGATCGGATTTATTGGTGTTTTATGCGTGACCAAACCAGACTCAGGGCTGTTTAATCTCATGTCAGTGATTGGACTCAGTGCCAGTTTCCTGGCTGCGATGGCCTTTGTGACTGTACGTGCGCTGACAGATACTGAACCACCGGAACGGATCGTGTTCTATTTTTGCTTTATCGGCACACTGGTTTCCGTGATTCCAATGTTCTGGCACTGGCGCCCTTATCATCTGACTGAACTGGCTTATCTGATTGCTGCAGGAGTCTTGGCCAATATCAGCCAGATCTTCATGTCCAATGCCTATAAGCTGGCACCTGCCGGACAGATTGGACCGGTAAACTATGTGGCAATTATCTTTGCTGGAATTTGGGGCTATATCTTCTGGAAAGAGATCCCGGATGTCATGAGCCTGCTGGGACTAGCACTGATTTTCTCAGCCATTTTGCTGTGTAGTCCCCTCTTACAAAACCGCTTTAAACGAAACCATACCGCCTCTTAA
- a CDS encoding TRAP transporter large permease subunit: MQNDAENRSGLGLLRYIWTEWISTFVVLVLLLLTLVIGTGEMIHGQLLRMGERLYGDPATGMQYSFLRTEPKAPTCERNVDVDSRVQQQMKADAADEYADFFGVRSEADVRAAVMQAQQVCEESHAFYTQAINHINAHPSIRAYRSFETSFFGLFKFGVENRALLLVIMVVFAAISATLKTHHIGLRSPATKIDFRVYTLAMLVANAFLAFSSYSQYQSVLNSGVAMGEMKYIYWLWMILFSTLTLVSLFQVIKLPKPTREGGSFGLAFLSVPLYAYMAISTGINFTFFMDYPMGQGIYLGQLVEFSSIFLNLALFIWAGMLLKQTRVVDMFLNILRPWNLAPETLTWLILLAAALPTAYTGASGIFVIAAGAIIYKEVWNAGGRRQFALAATAMSGSLGVVLRPCLLIVVVASLNKEVTTDLLYNYGVYVFLLSSTLFLVISLFFAESKFRIAPAGLAAPQSGRAFLAVIPYIVIFVLIWMFYKYALSTNLNEFTAPVMMPVILLMIVLYDKLRHQPAPIPPVGHWDESLNVNLNGIGGTAAQPESAPGSSLRQFGFWKSMHISTSETVGHIGALVILMALSVSVGGLLERLEIMEAFPTDINSTILVISMIVGLMIFVGMIMDPFGAVILISATVAPVAYQYGIHPVHFWMITLIGFELGYVTPPVALNHLLARQSIGDAEVAEADAEVRHLSFYYRYERWILPVIVLLPAMLIIAYVPYLFKLFGWYH; encoded by the coding sequence ATGCAAAATGATGCTGAAAACAGATCAGGATTAGGTCTGTTGCGTTATATCTGGACAGAATGGATCTCGACATTTGTCGTGCTGGTCTTACTGTTGCTGACCCTTGTCATTGGTACTGGTGAAATGATCCATGGGCAATTGCTGCGTATGGGTGAACGGCTTTATGGTGATCCAGCCACAGGGATGCAGTATTCATTCTTACGTACTGAACCAAAAGCACCAACCTGTGAACGTAATGTTGATGTCGATAGCCGCGTACAACAGCAAATGAAAGCTGATGCTGCTGATGAATATGCGGATTTCTTCGGGGTGCGCTCCGAAGCAGATGTACGCGCAGCAGTCATGCAGGCACAACAGGTCTGTGAAGAATCCCATGCTTTCTATACTCAAGCCATAAATCATATCAATGCTCATCCGAGTATTCGTGCTTACCGTAGCTTTGAAACCAGCTTCTTTGGCCTGTTCAAGTTTGGTGTTGAAAACCGTGCGTTACTGCTGGTGATTATGGTGGTATTCGCTGCCATCAGTGCGACCTTGAAAACCCATCATATCGGCCTGCGCAGCCCAGCCACCAAAATTGATTTCCGGGTCTATACCTTGGCTATGCTGGTCGCTAATGCTTTCCTGGCATTCTCCTCCTATAGCCAGTATCAGTCAGTACTGAACTCTGGCGTGGCCATGGGGGAGATGAAATATATCTACTGGCTGTGGATGATTCTGTTTAGCACCTTGACCCTAGTCAGTTTATTCCAGGTGATTAAGCTGCCGAAGCCTACCCGTGAAGGTGGTAGTTTTGGTCTGGCCTTCCTGAGTGTGCCACTGTATGCCTACATGGCAATCAGTACCGGGATCAACTTTACCTTCTTCATGGATTATCCAATGGGGCAAGGGATTTATCTCGGCCAGCTGGTAGAGTTCTCCAGTATCTTCCTGAATCTGGCACTGTTTATCTGGGCAGGTATGTTGCTGAAGCAGACGCGTGTCGTGGATATGTTCCTGAATATTCTGCGTCCGTGGAATCTGGCACCAGAAACCCTGACATGGTTAATTCTGTTGGCAGCTGCATTGCCGACCGCCTATACCGGCGCATCGGGGATCTTCGTCATTGCTGCCGGTGCGATTATCTATAAGGAAGTCTGGAATGCCGGTGGTCGTCGTCAGTTTGCCTTGGCAGCCACTGCCATGTCAGGTTCTCTGGGAGTCGTGTTACGTCCATGTCTGTTGATTGTGGTGGTAGCTTCATTAAATAAAGAAGTCACCACAGACTTGTTGTATAACTACGGTGTGTATGTCTTCTTGTTAAGCTCGACCCTATTCCTGGTGATTTCACTGTTCTTTGCTGAAAGCAAGTTCCGTATTGCCCCAGCAGGCCTAGCAGCCCCACAATCAGGTCGTGCCTTCCTGGCTGTGATTCCATACATTGTGATTTTTGTACTGATCTGGATGTTCTACAAATATGCATTGTCGACCAATCTGAACGAGTTCACTGCACCAGTGATGATGCCAGTCATCCTGTTAATGATTGTACTGTATGACAAGCTACGCCATCAGCCTGCACCAATACCACCAGTGGGACATTGGGATGAAAGCCTGAATGTGAATCTGAACGGAATTGGTGGTACAGCAGCACAGCCTGAATCGGCACCTGGCTCATCCTTACGTCAGTTTGGTTTCTGGAAATCTATGCATATCTCGACCAGTGAAACGGTAGGGCATATCGGTGCACTGGTCATTTTGATGGCTTTGTCTGTCAGCGTCGGTGGTTTGCTGGAACGTCTTGAAATCATGGAAGCTTTCCCGACAGATATTAACAGCACTATTCTGGTCATTAGCATGATTGTTGGCTTGATGATCTTTGTGGGAATGATCATGGATCCATTTGGTGCCGTGATTCTGATTTCTGCAACGGTAGCGCCCGTAGCGTACCAATATGGCATTCATCCGGTACATTTCTGGATGATCACCCTGATTGGCTTTGAACTGGGTTATGTGACACCACCAGTCGCACTGAATCATCTGCTGGCCCGACAATCGATTGGTGATGCCGAAGTGGCAGAAGCAGATGCGGAAGTACGACATCTGTCCTTCTACTACCGCTATGAGCGCTGGATTCTACCAGTCATTGTGTTACTGCCAGCAATGCTGATCATTGCCTATGTACCATACCTCTTCAAGCTGTTCGGCTGGTATCACTAA
- the rrtA gene encoding rhombosortase, translating into MHDHYLRNKIVFLAVFVAFCAWLQIFKDSFIFWQASLMSEPWRLWTAHWVHVGWTHYFLNMLAFICLPFIFPRASVWNFVSILLVLPPLISLSFYYFLPDIEAYAGLSGVLHGAYAAVACVHLLYKKERSFAALVLFLIFAKLVWENTMGSEGTAQLIGSPVLVEAHLLGVIWGIVVANLYIIGNYWLDQ; encoded by the coding sequence ATGCACGATCACTATCTTCGTAACAAGATTGTCTTTCTGGCAGTTTTTGTTGCTTTCTGCGCATGGCTGCAGATTTTTAAAGATAGTTTTATCTTTTGGCAAGCCAGTCTGATGAGTGAACCCTGGCGGCTATGGACAGCGCATTGGGTGCATGTCGGCTGGACACACTATTTCCTGAATATGCTGGCCTTTATCTGCTTGCCCTTTATCTTTCCACGTGCTTCGGTGTGGAACTTCGTCAGTATTCTACTGGTCCTGCCTCCGCTGATCAGTCTCAGCTTCTATTATTTCCTGCCCGATATTGAAGCTTATGCTGGACTGTCGGGTGTCTTGCATGGGGCTTATGCCGCCGTAGCCTGTGTGCATCTGTTGTATAAAAAAGAACGCAGTTTTGCAGCTCTAGTGCTGTTCCTGATTTTTGCCAAGCTGGTCTGGGAAAATACCATGGGCAGTGAGGGCACAGCACAATTGATTGGCAGCCCGGTACTGGTTGAAGCACATTTGCTGGGGGTGATCTGGGGGATTGTAGTGGCTAATCTTTATATCATTGGTAATTACTGGCTGGATCAATGA
- a CDS encoding succinate dehydrogenase assembly factor 2, which translates to MTEDISLEERKVIYRARRGLKEIDVYFDPYVKNYYLTADPFEKEMFAELVAQEDPDLLDWFMEVSEPPRPELREFINKLKHYVHG; encoded by the coding sequence ATGACTGAAGACATCAGCCTGGAAGAGCGTAAAGTGATTTACCGCGCACGTCGTGGTCTCAAAGAGATAGATGTGTATTTTGATCCCTATGTCAAAAACTACTATTTGACAGCAGACCCATTTGAAAAAGAAATGTTTGCTGAGTTGGTGGCGCAGGAAGACCCGGACCTGCTGGACTGGTTTATGGAAGTCTCTGAACCGCCACGCCCTGAATTACGTGAGTTTATTAATAAGCTTAAACATTACGTTCATGGATAA
- a CDS encoding acyl-CoA dehydrogenase family protein, producing MQSAAIRPLPHLLPRTLFNAEHEAFRETVRKFYEKEVIPHTERFEQQQHVDRNLWNKAGALGLLCPTAPEQYGGSGVDRLYSMILIEEQAYAGDSATGFSLHSDIVANYILNFGNEVQKQQWLPKMTSGEVITAIAMTEPGTGSDLQAVRTSAVLEGNDYVINGSKIFITNGYLCDMEIVVCKTGDSDKGSANLSLIMVEADRAGFSKGKPLNKIGMKGQDTCELFFDNVRVPKENLLGMPGMGFMMLMKELAWERLIVAMICQAGAEAAFAHTVKYTKERQAFGKPIAAFQNTRFKLAELRTEIEICRAYLDRCMQQQLQQELDVNAAAAAKYKISEMFSKVVDECLQLHGGYGYMLEYPIARAYIDHRANRIYAGTNEIMKELISRSI from the coding sequence ATGCAATCTGCTGCGATTCGACCACTGCCGCACTTATTACCGCGTACATTGTTTAATGCTGAGCATGAGGCTTTCCGCGAGACGGTGCGTAAGTTCTATGAAAAGGAAGTGATTCCGCATACCGAACGCTTCGAACAGCAACAGCATGTGGATCGTAATCTCTGGAATAAGGCTGGAGCCTTGGGACTACTCTGTCCAACCGCGCCAGAACAATATGGCGGGTCAGGCGTGGATCGGCTTTACAGCATGATCCTGATTGAAGAACAAGCTTATGCCGGTGATTCAGCGACCGGTTTTTCCCTGCATTCCGATATCGTGGCGAATTACATTTTGAATTTCGGCAATGAAGTCCAGAAACAGCAATGGCTACCCAAAATGACCAGTGGTGAAGTGATTACTGCGATTGCGATGACCGAACCCGGCACAGGTTCAGACCTTCAGGCGGTACGTACCAGTGCCGTATTAGAGGGCAATGACTATGTCATTAATGGCTCGAAAATATTCATCACCAATGGCTATCTCTGCGATATGGAAATTGTCGTCTGTAAAACAGGTGATAGTGATAAAGGCTCAGCCAATCTGTCATTGATCATGGTGGAAGCTGACCGTGCTGGTTTTAGCAAAGGCAAACCGCTGAATAAAATCGGCATGAAAGGCCAGGATACCTGTGAACTGTTCTTTGATAACGTGCGTGTACCTAAAGAAAACTTGTTGGGTATGCCGGGTATGGGCTTTATGATGCTGATGAAAGAACTGGCCTGGGAACGTCTGATTGTAGCCATGATCTGCCAGGCTGGTGCAGAAGCCGCTTTTGCGCATACGGTAAAATACACCAAGGAGCGTCAAGCCTTTGGCAAACCTATTGCTGCCTTTCAAAATACCCGTTTTAAGCTGGCTGAACTACGTACTGAAATCGAAATCTGCCGGGCTTATCTGGATCGTTGTATGCAACAACAGTTACAGCAAGAGCTAGACGTGAATGCGGCGGCGGCTGCAAAATATAAAATTTCAGAAATGTTCAGTAAAGTAGTCGATGAATGTCTGCAACTGCATGGTGGTTATGGCTATATGCTGGAATATCCAATTGCTCGCGCCTACATCGATCATCGCGCCAACCGGATATATGCAGGGACCAATGAAATTATGAAAGAACTGATCTCACGATCAATTTAA
- a CDS encoding NAD(P)/FAD-dependent oxidoreductase — translation MEKQVDILIVGAGISGIGLAAHLSKNCPQRSFEIIERRESVGGTWDLFKYPGIRSDSDMSTFGFNFKPWKKASVLADGASIKNYLSEVVEEFKLESKIHYQHRVLNANYDTHTHKWSVKIENAQGKTETWVANFVLGCTGYYNYDQGFQPEFPSQDAFKGSFIHPQHWPENFDYSGKKVVIIGSGATAITLVPAMVKGGAGHVTMLQRSPTYIASVPSIDFVYDKMRKYLSEDVAYKLTRARNIGMQRGIYALAQKRPKLLKKLLLNAVKFQLKGTVDMKHFTPDYEPWDQRLCVVPDGDLFKILREGRASVETDQIERFTETGIQLKSGKHLDADIIVSATGLNIQILGGIQASIDGKPIDTSKHMLYRGVMISDIPNMALIIGYINASWTLKVDIAAEYICRLLNYMDMNGFDEVLPEGNTAELLKDTVMGSLTSGYIARAAHVMPKQGKHGPWRVSNNYLADRKDFKNATFDDDILQFKAKAEQGKQQGKKVKPRLVS, via the coding sequence ATGGAAAAACAGGTTGATATCTTAATTGTGGGGGCAGGCATCTCGGGAATTGGTCTGGCAGCACATCTCTCTAAAAATTGTCCGCAGCGTTCTTTTGAAATTATTGAACGTCGCGAAAGCGTAGGCGGTACTTGGGATTTATTTAAATATCCGGGCATCCGTTCTGATTCGGATATGTCGACTTTTGGCTTTAATTTTAAACCTTGGAAAAAAGCCAGTGTATTGGCTGATGGCGCATCAATTAAAAATTATCTGTCTGAAGTCGTAGAAGAATTCAAACTCGAATCCAAAATTCACTATCAGCACCGCGTTTTAAATGCCAATTATGATACACATACGCATAAATGGTCAGTAAAAATCGAAAATGCCCAAGGTAAAACTGAAACCTGGGTAGCGAATTTTGTTCTGGGTTGTACTGGTTATTATAATTATGACCAAGGTTTTCAACCGGAATTTCCAAGTCAGGACGCATTTAAAGGTAGTTTTATTCATCCGCAACATTGGCCTGAAAACTTCGATTATAGCGGTAAAAAAGTCGTGATTATTGGAAGTGGTGCAACTGCAATTACGCTGGTCCCAGCAATGGTCAAAGGCGGAGCAGGGCATGTAACCATGTTGCAGCGTTCACCGACCTATATTGCATCAGTCCCATCGATTGACTTTGTTTATGACAAGATGCGTAAGTATCTATCTGAAGATGTGGCTTATAAGCTTACCCGTGCACGTAACATCGGTATGCAACGCGGGATTTATGCGCTGGCACAAAAACGGCCAAAATTGCTTAAAAAGCTGCTTTTAAATGCAGTAAAGTTCCAGCTCAAGGGCACGGTGGATATGAAACACTTTACCCCAGACTATGAGCCTTGGGACCAGCGCCTGTGCGTGGTGCCGGATGGGGATTTATTCAAAATTTTACGTGAAGGACGTGCCTCGGTTGAAACTGACCAGATCGAGAGATTTACTGAAACCGGTATTCAGCTTAAATCAGGTAAGCATCTTGATGCCGATATTATCGTATCTGCTACTGGTCTAAATATTCAGATTTTGGGTGGGATACAGGCTTCTATCGATGGCAAGCCAATTGATACCTCTAAACATATGCTGTATCGCGGTGTGATGATCAGTGATATTCCGAATATGGCGCTGATTATTGGCTATATCAATGCATCCTGGACGTTGAAAGTAGACATTGCAGCCGAATATATCTGCCGTCTGCTGAATTATATGGATATGAACGGTTTTGATGAGGTACTGCCGGAAGGTAATACTGCGGAGTTACTGAAAGATACTGTCATGGGTAGCCTGACTTCGGGCTATATTGCCCGTGCCGCACACGTCATGCCAAAACAAGGCAAGCATGGCCCTTGGCGTGTCAGCAATAATTATTTAGCCGATCGTAAAGACTTTAAAAATGCCACTTTCGATGATGATATTCTACAATTTAAAGCAAAGGCTGAGCAGGGAAAGCAGCAAGGAAAAAAAGTTAAACCACGTCTGGTGTCTTAA
- the rplQ gene encoding 50S ribosomal protein L17: MRHRNSGVKLGRTSSHRKAMFQNMANSLFEHELIKTTVPKAKELRRVAEPLITLAKVDTVANRRLAFARTRSAATVGKLFTVLGPRYKERNGGYLRVLKAGFRAGDAAPMAYVELVDREVN, translated from the coding sequence ATGCGTCATCGTAATAGTGGTGTGAAATTAGGCCGTACAAGCAGTCATCGTAAAGCGATGTTCCAAAACATGGCTAACTCTTTGTTTGAGCACGAGTTGATCAAAACAACTGTGCCTAAAGCAAAAGAATTACGTCGTGTTGCTGAGCCTTTAATCACTTTAGCTAAAGTCGATACAGTAGCAAACCGTCGTTTGGCGTTTGCTCGTACTCGTTCAGCTGCAACTGTTGGTAAATTATTTACCGTTCTTGGCCCTCGTTACAAAGAGCGTAACGGCGGTTATCTACGTGTTCTTAAAGCGGGCTTCCGTGCAGGTGATGCTGCACCGATGGCTTACGTTGAGCTAGTAGATCGCGAAGTTAACTAA
- the rpoA gene encoding DNA-directed RNA polymerase subunit alpha: MTRTANEFLTPQAIKVEAASGTSAKVILEPLERGFGHTLGNALRRILLSSLPGAAVVEVEIEGVEHEYSTLEGLQQDIVELLLNLKGLSIKLFDQNEAYLTLEKQGPGDVTAADLRLPHNVEVVNPEHLIGTLSASGNLKMRLKVAQGRGYETSDSRFPEGETRPVGRLQLDASYSPIKRVSYTVENARVEQRTDLDKLIIDLETNGTVDPEEAIRKAATILQQQIAIFVDLQKDQAPVAQEPREEVDPILLRPVDDLELTVRSANCLKAENIYYIGDLVQRTEVELLKTPNLGKKSLTEIKDVLASKGLQLGMRLENWPPASLRMDDRFAYRSR, from the coding sequence ATGACGCGTACTGCAAATGAGTTTCTAACTCCGCAAGCGATCAAGGTCGAAGCGGCAAGCGGGACCTCGGCAAAAGTTATTCTAGAACCCTTAGAGCGTGGCTTTGGTCATACTCTGGGCAATGCTTTACGTCGCATCCTTCTTTCTTCTTTACCTGGCGCTGCTGTGGTAGAAGTAGAAATTGAGGGTGTTGAGCACGAGTACAGTACTTTGGAAGGCTTGCAGCAGGACATCGTCGAGCTCTTGCTGAACCTAAAAGGATTGTCTATTAAGCTGTTCGATCAAAATGAAGCTTATTTAACATTAGAGAAACAAGGTCCAGGCGACGTAACTGCGGCTGACCTTCGTTTACCTCATAATGTTGAAGTGGTTAACCCTGAACACTTGATCGGCACGTTAAGTGCTTCAGGCAATCTTAAGATGCGCCTGAAAGTGGCTCAAGGCCGTGGCTACGAGACTTCTGACTCACGTTTCCCAGAAGGCGAGACTCGCCCAGTGGGTCGTTTACAGTTAGATGCATCTTACAGCCCGATCAAACGTGTGTCTTACACAGTTGAAAATGCTCGTGTAGAACAACGTACTGACCTTGATAAACTGATCATTGATCTTGAAACCAACGGTACAGTTGATCCTGAAGAAGCAATCCGCAAAGCGGCAACAATCTTGCAACAACAAATTGCAATCTTTGTTGACCTTCAGAAAGATCAAGCTCCAGTTGCTCAAGAACCTCGTGAAGAAGTTGATCCGATTTTGCTTCGTCCAGTAGATGATCTAGAGCTAACTGTTCGTTCTGCTAACTGTTTGAAAGCAGAAAACATTTACTACATTGGTGATCTTGTACAGCGTACTGAAGTTGAGTTACTTAAAACTCCTAACTTGGGTAAAAAATCGCTTACTGAGATCAAAGATGTTCTGGCTTCTAAAGGCTTACAACTCGGCATGCGTTTAGAGAACTGGCCACCAGCTAGTCTCCGTATGGACGATCGTTTCGCCTATCGTAGCCGTTAA
- the rpsD gene encoding 30S ribosomal protein S4 produces the protein MARYIGPKCKLSRREGTDLQLKSGVKPFDVKTKKHAKVPGQHGGARGSKQSEYSLQLREKQKVRRMYGVLERQFSNYYKEAARVKGATGENLLKLLESRLDNVVYRMGFGSTRAEARQLVSHRSITLNGRRVNIASIQVKAGDVIAVHEGAKQQLRIKNAIELAAQRGIPSWMEVDHSKLEGTFKAAPDRSDLPAEINESLIVELYSK, from the coding sequence ATGGCTCGTTATATTGGTCCAAAATGCAAACTCTCTCGCCGCGAAGGGACAGACCTGCAATTAAAATCTGGCGTTAAACCATTTGACGTTAAGACTAAAAAACATGCTAAAGTGCCTGGCCAACATGGTGGTGCGCGTGGCAGCAAACAATCTGAGTACTCACTACAATTACGTGAAAAACAAAAAGTACGTCGCATGTACGGTGTTTTAGAGCGTCAATTTAGTAACTACTATAAAGAAGCAGCTCGTGTTAAAGGCGCAACTGGCGAGAACTTGTTAAAGTTACTTGAAAGCCGTCTTGATAACGTTGTTTATCGCATGGGTTTTGGTTCTACACGTGCTGAAGCTCGTCAGTTAGTATCTCACCGTTCTATCACTTTAAATGGCCGTCGCGTTAACATCGCGTCTATCCAAGTTAAAGCTGGTGACGTGATTGCAGTTCACGAAGGCGCTAAACAACAATTACGTATCAAAAACGCAATTGAATTAGCTGCTCAACGTGGCATTCCTTCTTGGATGGAAGTAGATCATTCTAAACTTGAAGGTACGTTCAAAGCTGCACCGGATCGTTCTGATTTACCTGCTGAAATCAACGAAAGCTTGATTGTAGAATTGTATTCTAAATAA
- the rpsK gene encoding 30S ribosomal protein S11, which produces MAKDTRTRKKVTRTVSEGVAHIHASFNNTIVTITDRQGNALAWATSGGQGFRGSRKSTPFAAQVAAEVAGKAALDYGLKNLDVLVKGPGPGRESAVRALGAVGYKINSITDVTPIPHNGCRPPKKRRV; this is translated from the coding sequence ATGGCTAAAGATACTCGCACACGCAAGAAGGTCACTCGTACCGTCTCTGAAGGTGTTGCACACATTCACGCTTCTTTTAATAACACCATTGTGACTATTACCGATCGTCAAGGTAATGCACTGGCTTGGGCCACTTCAGGTGGACAAGGCTTCCGTGGATCACGTAAATCAACTCCGTTCGCTGCTCAGGTAGCTGCTGAAGTTGCTGGTAAAGCAGCTTTAGATTACGGTTTGAAAAACTTGGACGTCCTTGTTAAAGGTCCTGGTCCAGGTCGTGAATCTGCGGTTCGTGCTTTAGGTGCAGTGGGTTATAAAATTAATAGCATTACCGATGTGACTCCAATTCCTCACAACGGTTGCCGTCCACCTAAAAAACGTCGCGTGTAA
- the rpsM gene encoding 30S ribosomal protein S13: protein MARIAGVNIPDNKHAVISLTYIFGIGRHTSKAILAAAGIAPTTKIRELDDAQLDAIRAEVAKVPTEGDLRREISMNIKRLMDLGCYRGLRHRRSLPVRGQRTKTNARTRKGPRKPIKK, encoded by the coding sequence ATGGCTCGTATTGCCGGTGTAAACATTCCGGATAACAAGCATGCTGTTATCTCTCTAACGTATATCTTTGGTATTGGTCGCCATACTTCAAAAGCTATCTTAGCTGCTGCAGGTATTGCTCCAACAACTAAGATTCGTGAATTAGATGACGCTCAGCTTGATGCGATTCGTGCAGAAGTTGCTAAGGTTCCAACCGAAGGTGATTTACGTCGCGAAATTTCCATGAACATCAAACGTTTAATGGATTTAGGCTGCTACCGCGGTCTTCGTCATCGTCGCAGCTTGCCTGTCCGCGGTCAACGCACCAAAACTAACGCACGTACCCGTAAAGGTCCGCGCAAACCAATTAAGAAATAA
- the rpmJ gene encoding 50S ribosomal protein L36 — protein sequence MKVQASVKKICGSCKVIRRNGVIRVICSAEPRHKQRQG from the coding sequence ATGAAAGTACAAGCTTCTGTAAAGAAAATTTGTGGTAGCTGTAAAGTTATCCGTCGTAATGGGGTTATCCGCGTAATTTGTAGCGCAGAACCTCGTCATAAGCAGCGTCAAGGTTAA